The following coding sequences are from one Epinephelus fuscoguttatus linkage group LG7, E.fuscoguttatus.final_Chr_v1 window:
- the dalrd3 gene encoding DALR anticodon-binding domain-containing protein 3: MEHIEESSPLRITPTVRALSSALRGKRENVHDSRRENGDRIFPEPEKLWFKESSAKNLRNRDFLSPTTMLNTLYADGQVPPAVMSRVLSLCGSGVLPVAGGEVMGEGLRVRVDRAAAFKAVLADGATEYLKPSSQRQGCVVLNCPALHPKPNTPTPDTLTLGQLRTVLLADHMGALLRRQGFTVSYCPTLPEDSDIITFLRALGIDWPTAPANWTNEEREEKIQEALENSPYRESEMERGRRTSGGGGGGGGGRKAEEGENEGALRVNLKRVFQEEGLLGYDPSLGTCTVHRDSVSHLAQLDLATADCTVAMATALHVTSCQDEFRQQQIAVLWRASGVTHTQRHLVCGPVKTPGSHLTAAQYLQLRRGQMKEASEMKYGDQVEGQTWDDIIRVMTSATVRFELLSTVHTSPVTLDVQREGGVSTKGPRGGVFVMYNCARLHTLFDSYERGVEKGLYPEIPEGSQLDFSALKEEGEWLLLFNYLIPFSELLDQSGQALDCEGGGARVNIKTEQICKFLVSLSKDFSSYYNRVHVLGEPLPHLFNQMFCRLHLLRALRELYHSALDILNLPPIRQL; this comes from the exons ATGGAGCACATCGAGGAGTCTTCGCCCCTCCGGATCACCCCGACCGTCCGGGCGCTGAGCTCCGCACTGCGGGGGAAGCGTGAAAATGTCCACGATTCCAGGCGGGAAAACGGCGACAGGATCTTCCCAGAGCCGGAGAAGCTTTGGTTCAAGGAGAGCAGCGCTAAAAACCTGCGTAACAGGGACTTCTTATCGCCGACCACGATGCTCAACACGCTGTATGCGGATGGACAG GTCCCTCCAGCAGTGATGTCCAGAGTGCTGTCCCTCTGTGGCAGTGGAGTTCTCCCTGTGGCTGGTGGGGAAGTCATGGGTGAAGGGTTGAGGGTGAGGGTGGACCGAGCCGCAGCCTTCAAGGCTGTCCTGGCAGATGGAGCCACAGAGTACCTGAAGCCCTCGAGTCAGAGGCAAGGCTGTGTGGTGCTCAACTGCCCGGCGCTGCACCCTAAACCCAACACACCCACTCCTGATACACTGACTCTGGGCCAGCTGAGGACTGTGCTGTTGGCTGATCACATGGGAGCGCTGTTGAGAAGACAAGG ATTCACAGTGTCCTATTGCCCCACACTTCCCGAAGACAGCGACATCATCACCTTCCTCCGAGCTCTTGGCATCGACTGGCCGACAGCTCCAGCCAACTGGACCAACGAGGAGCGGGAGGAGAAGATTCAGGAGGCGCTGGAGAACTCCCCGTACAGAGAGAGCGAAATGGAAAGAGGCAGGAGAacaagtggaggaggaggaggaggaggaggagggaggaaggcagaggagggggagaacGAGGGAGCGCTCAGGGTCAACCTGAAACGAGTGTTCCAGGAGGAGGGGCTGCTGGGATACGACCCCAGCCTTGGTACCTGCACAG TACACAGAGACAGTGTTTCCCACCTGGCGCAACTGGACCTAGCCACTGCCGACTGCACA GTAGCCATGGCAACAGCGTTACATGTGACTTCCTGTCAGGATGAGTTCCGCCAGCAGCAGATAGCAGTGCTGTGGAGAGCCAGtggagtgacacacacacag agacATCTGGTGTGTGGGCCTGTGAAGACTCCTGGCTCTCACCTCACCGCTGCACAGTATCTGCA gcTGAGAAGAGGTCAGATGAAGGAGGCCTCAGAGATGAAGTATGGAGATCAAGTAGAag GTCAGACGtgggatgacatcatcagggtcaTGACCTCTGCCACTGTAAGATTTGAGCTGCTGTCAACGGTCCACACCAGTCCG GTGACACTGGACGTCCAGAGGGAAGGGGGCGTGTCCACCAAAGGGCCCAGAGGAGGAGTGTTTGTGATGTATAACTGTGCCAGGCTGCACACTCTGTTCGACAGCTACGAGAGAGGAGTGGAGAAGG gtCTGTACCCAGAAATCCCTGAAGGCTCCCAGCTCGACTTCTCTGCTCTGAAAGAAGAG GGCGAGTGGCTCCTCCTGTTCAATTACCTCATCCCGTTCTCCGAGCTGCTGGACCAATCAGGACAGGCATTAGATTGTGAAGGGGGAGGAGCCAGAGTCAATATTAAGACTGAACAG ATCTGTAAATTTCTCGTGTCTCTCAGTAAAGACTTCAGCTCGTACTACAACAGAGTCCATGTGCTGGGG gAGCCACTGCCTCATCTCTTCAACCAGATGTTTTGTCGTCTGCATCTGTTGAGAGCGTTGAGAGAGCTTTACCACAGCGCTCTGGACATACTTAACCTTCCCCCCATCAGGCAACTATAG
- the LOC125891133 gene encoding uncharacterized protein LOC125891133 — MHNWQENEIKELLTIRGSEAIRNQITGTVKDSVVYNRVTKLLAERGVYRSHMQVISKLKALKKQYSKYHQQKIRSGSDRVDWPFYDLCHRVFGYVPVVSPVKRHRSPTPPRATTPPPPLPPPVISDEHHEVVVGLWDDVDDKELDKHLGPVEPDDEEEQYSPSDQLQAINANHQSERPWSRPRDQSEYTVPPKRKKRTVMDQVSSLVSATVTQLREMDASMQAQEDARLQRLMDHEREMQNSLMSQLVAMHERISRENHERHVELVDRILSRFPSPSAPSGH, encoded by the exons ATGCACAACTGGCAGGAGAACGAGATCAAAGAACTGCTGACGATCCGGGGCTCGGAGGCGATCCGTAACCAGATCACGGGCACGGTGAAGGACTCAGTAGTTTACAACCGGGTGACCAAACTGCTGGCGGAGCGGGGGGTGTACAGGTCACACATGCAGGTGATCAGCAAACTGAAGGCGCTCAAGAAGCAGTACAGCAAGTACCACCAGCAGAAGATCCGCAGCGGCAGCGACCGCGTCGACTGGCCCTTTTACGACCTGTGCCACCGGGTGTTCGGGTACGTACCCGTGGTGAGCCCGGTGAAACGGCACAGGAGTCCCACACCTCCACGTGCGACCACACCGCCGCCTCCGCTGCCGCCGCCGGTCATCAGCGACGAGCATCATGAGGTTGTAGTCGGGCTGTGGGACGATGTGGACGACAAGGAGCTTGATAAGCACCTGGGTCCAGTGGAGCCAGACGACGAAGAGGAGCAGTACAGCCCGTCGGACCAGCTACAAGCCATCAACGCCA ACCATCAAAGTGAGCGTCCCTGGAGCAGACCCAGAGACCAGTCAG AGTACACAGTTCCaccaaagagaaagaaaaggacagTGATGGACCAAGTCTCTTCGTTAGTGTCAGCGACAGTCACCCAGCTTAGAGAGATGGATGCTTCCATGCAGGCACAGGAGGACGCCCGGCTACAGAGGCTGATGGACCACGAGAGGGAAATGCAGAACAGTTTAATGAGCCAGCTGGTGGCCATGCACGAAAGGATCAGCCGAGAAAACCATGAGAGACACGTTGAACTCGTGGACAGGATACTTTCTAGGTTCCCTTCACCATCAGCACCCTCAGGTCACTGA